The genomic region GAAAAGTTACACAGCGTCTTAGAAGCAGCAAGCTGGGCGGCTTCTTCTTTCAACGAGCAGCCTTGGAGTTTTATTGTTGCAACTTCAGAAAATAAAGTTGAATTTGAGCGTTTACTCAGTTGCCTAGCAGAGGGAAATCAAGAATGGGCAAGGAATGCTCCTATTCTGATGCTCTCAGTAGCAAAACTCAACTTTGAATACAATGGCGTGGAAAACCGTCATGCTTTTCATGATGTTGGCGCAGCATCTACTACTTTAGCAATCCAGGCAGCCGCACTAGGGTTATTGATTCACCAAATGGCTGGGTTTGATGTCCCCAAAGCCAAAGAGATCTATCGCATTCCTGAAGGTTACGAGCCAGTCGCCGCGATCGCGCTAGGCTATTTTGGAGATCCACAAAC from Chroococcidiopsis sp. SAG 2025 harbors:
- a CDS encoding nitroreductase family protein, whose product is MDKAAQTRYPIHDLLRQRWSPLAFSARLVEPEKLHSVLEAASWAASSFNEQPWSFIVATSENKVEFERLLSCLAEGNQEWARNAPILMLSVAKLNFEYNGVENRHAFHDVGAASTTLAIQAAALGLLIHQMAGFDVPKAKEIYRIPEGYEPVAAIALGYFGDPQTLSEKLQQRENASRKRKPLEEFVFSGSWNQTSPLVTN